The following are from one region of the Ruficoccus sp. ZRK36 genome:
- a CDS encoding serine acetyltransferase has product MSKFVKRIQVYLIKPLQLIFLSLLHYKTIKVYLCNDFTIGLKTLIAKKTRFPHPVGIVIGHSVVMGNNCAIYQNVTLGTKETRNAHSTAYPKLGDNVTIYPNALVIGDIRIGDNAVIGAGAVVLHDVPANGVAVGNPARVLPPKAPLIKP; this is encoded by the coding sequence GTTTGTAAAACGCATCCAGGTTTACCTGATAAAACCCCTGCAACTGATCTTCCTCAGCTTGCTTCACTACAAGACGATTAAGGTCTATCTCTGCAACGATTTCACGATCGGCCTGAAAACACTCATCGCGAAAAAGACCCGTTTCCCACACCCCGTGGGGATTGTCATTGGGCACAGTGTCGTGATGGGGAACAACTGCGCCATCTACCAGAATGTCACGCTGGGGACAAAGGAGACGCGCAACGCTCACAGCACCGCATACCCCAAGCTCGGAGATAATGTCACCATCTACCCCAATGCACTCGTGATCGGCGACATTCGTATCGGCGACAATGCGGTTATCGGTGCTGGCGCCGTCGTGCTACACGACGTCCCGGCCAACGGTGTGGCGGTGGGAAATCCGGCCCGTGTGCTCCCTCCCAAAGCACCATTGATCAAACCTTAA